The Coffea arabica cultivar ET-39 chromosome 1e, Coffea Arabica ET-39 HiFi, whole genome shotgun sequence genome has a window encoding:
- the LOC113725445 gene encoding F-box/kelch-repeat protein At3g23880 — MQERTHEGQAESSANQAEFSALEPLLLAQHKRKEFQSQPELINGIFPDEIMADILTRLPVKSLMRFSCVSKSWHSLMSDPNFIKSHIKKCAENKENEHHRLILVTVTDDEEQKRKGLRLKKFECSFQTAFSWASSKKNEDQVTYDFIISPAIVSDDMCRYKILGSCYGLVLITIAAENMFLWNPATRKSRKLPHCGWKEEHKAINFQDLSFAIGYDESNGDYMILGLSCVVNDRLEYETVAKVYSGKTDSWKKIEHFKYSLIDDICSGSYFLNGKFHFIAYEILSRGTDGTNFERIIVSLDLADDIYGQIETPEDENFGHEWNLGTLGGCLSLLHCSIGNQDEVELWVMKEYGVRGSWTKMVVISGCQGPGCRLFRKPLILSKDGQLLFVNWSYLKLGVYDPNQNSHHYPQFSNSEGLYGADVYVESLISP, encoded by the coding sequence atgcaagaaagaaccCACGAAGGCCAAGCTGAATCTTCTGCAAACCAAGctgaattttcagctttggagCCATTGTTATTAGCACAACACAAGAGAAAGGAATTCCAGTCCCAACCCGAACTAATTAATGGTATTTTTCCTGATGAAATTATGGCTGATATACTCACAAGGCTTCCAGTCAAATCCCTGATGAGGTTCAGCTGTGTTTCAAAATCTTGGCATTCCTTGATGTCCGACCCCAATTTCATCAAATCCCATATCAAGAAATGTGCTGAAAACAAGGAAAATGAGCATCATAGGCTCATTTTGGTTACGGTTACGGATGATGAGGAGCAAAAGAGGAAAGGGCTCAGACTCAAGAAGTTTGAGTGTTCCTTTCAAACTGCGTTTTCCTGGGCATCATCCAAGAAAAATGAGGATCAGGTAACCTACGATTTTATTATCAGTCCCGCTATTGTCTCCGACGACATGTGTAGATATAAGATTCTGGGTTCTTGTTATGGGTTGGTTTTAATCACGATTGCTGCAGAAAATATGTTTTTGTGGAATCCAGCTACAAGAAAATCTAGAAAATTGCCTCATTGTGGTTGGAAAGAGGAGCATAAAGCTATCAATTTTCAGGACTTGTCATTTGCGATTGGTTATGATGAGTCTAATGGTGATTACATGATACTTGGACTTTCCTGTGTTGTCAATGATAGGCTAGAATATGAGACTGTGGCCAAGGTTTATAGTGGGAAGACGGATTCTTGGAAGAAGATTGAGCATTTCAAGTACAGTTTGATTGATGACATCTGTTCTGGAAGTTACTTTTTGAATGGGAAGTTCCACTTCATTGCATATGAGATTTTAAGTCGTGGTACTGATGGTACAAATTTTGAGCGAATAATTGTTAGTCTTGATTTGGCAGATGACATTTATGGACAGATAGAAACGCCTGAAGATGAGAATTTCGGTCATGAGTGGAACTTAGGAACGCTAGGAGGATGCCTTTCTTTGTTGCATTGTTCCATAGGGAATCAGGATGAGGTGGAACTGTGGGTCATGAAGGAGTATGGAGTAAGAGGATCTTGGACTAAAATGGTTGTGATTTCTGGTTGTCAGGGACCTGGTTGTCGTTTATTCAGAAAGCCTTTGATTTTATCAAAGGATGGTCAACTTCTGTTCGTGAATTGGTCATATCTGAAGTTAGGAGTTTATGATCCAAATCAGAATTCACACCATTATCCTCAGTTTAGTAACTCAGAAGGTCTTTACGGAGCAGATGTGTATGTTGAAAGCTTAATTTCTCCCTGA
- the LOC113741457 gene encoding double-stranded RNA-binding protein 2-like, protein MKYLLGASKTRPKVQRTGDEEAIVEGSKTERRLKGRDINSNALSNEAGPDIEQALKDGAINSSEDEVQQNYKRKLQKYAQTKKLDLPLYRTKRVEQSDALCFTAKVLVGEDIFESPGFYETTKDAEDAAAQAALTSLTMDAFRKSDDNMYKNLLQEFAQENGFFLPKYKTMKSGEDHKSTFFSTVEVEGEIFHGNQEKSKKLAEFSAAKIAHTALMLGKSCLMDDNTSISSKDDILEVAPSLDSLTIGDQQRNANPGTQADESKDSLSKKTTEDINTYLLCNRVRVYTCIPEMIFSKGNVALPIAEGKWAVVNLEFPNEKDA, encoded by the exons ATGAAGTATCTTCTTGGAGCTTCA AAGACTCGACCAAAGGTTCAAAGAACTGGAG ATGAAGAAGCTATTGTTGAAGGATCAAAGACTGAACGAAGGTTGAAGGGCAGAGATATTAATTCAAATGCTTTGAGCAATGAAGCTG GTCCAGACATCGAACAAGCACTGAAGGATGGGGCTATAAATAGCAGCGAAGATG AAGTGCAACAAAATTACAAGAGGAAGCTGCAGAAGTATGCTCAGACAAAGAAACTTGATTTGCCCTTATACCGTACTAAGAGAGTGGAGCAATCTGATGCTCTTTGCTTCACAGCGAAAGTTTTAGTTGGTGAAGATATCTTCGAAAGTCCAGGATTCTATGAGACTACAAAAGATGCAGAGGACGCTGCTGCACAGGCTGCACTAACATCGCTGACAATGGATGCCTTTCGCAAG AGTGATGATAATATGTACAAGAATCTGCTGCAAGAATTTGCTCAGGAGAATGGGTTTTTCTTGCCAAAATACAAAACTATGAAATCTGGTGAGGATCATAAGTCAACATTCTTCTCAACTGTGGAAGTAGAAGGAGAAATTTTCCATGGGAATCAGGAGAAGTCCAAGAAGCTGGCAGAGTTTAGTGCTGCAAAGATTGCACACACTGCTTTAATGCTGG GAAAATCCTGTTTGATGGATGACAATACATCTATTTCCTCAAAGGATGACATTCTTGAAGTTGCTCCTAGCTTGGACTCACTCACCATTGGTGATCAGCAAAGGAACGCCAATCCTGGAACTCAGGCTGATGAAAGCAAAG ATTCTTTAAGCAAGAAGACCACAGAAGATATCAATACATACCTGCTATGTAACAGGGTCAGAGTGTATACATGCATTCCAGAGATGATCTTTTCCAAGGGCAATGTAGCACTACCAATTGCTGAGGGCAAGTGGGCAGTTGTGAACTTGGAGTTCCCCAATGAAAAAGATGCATAG